In the Colius striatus isolate bColStr4 chromosome 3, bColStr4.1.hap1, whole genome shotgun sequence genome, AGCAGTCACTATCTCCTTATGGAAAAGGGTGTCCTGATTGTAAGAGATCAGCTCATTGCTTATATTAACAGTCTCCACTGCAGTACTGGAGCAAAACTGACCACATCCCAGGAGGCTGGAGAAGACTTTTCTAAAGTCAGCATTGAAGGCATAGATGATGGGGTTGAGAGAGGAATTGGCCCAACCAAACCAGACAAAGATATTAAAGGTAGTCTCACTGACGCAGGGAAGGCCAGCATGGGGGTCACTGGGTGGACTCTCGCAGAAGGGAACCATGCAGTTCAAAATGAAGAACGGCAACCAGCAGCAAACAAAGACGCCCATGATGACAGAGAGAGTCTTCAACACCTTGGTCTCCTTCCTGATGGAGGACTTGAGGCTTGTGTGATGGTGGCAGTCAACATGGCTGCTCCGGCAGCTCTGCGCGTGCTCAGCTGCCCTCTCCAGGGAAGAGATACGACGGATCTGCACTTGGGCAATGCGGTAGATTCGAGTGTAGGTAACTATCATGATAGCCACTGGGATATAAAAACTGATCAAGGAGGAGGAAATAGCGTAAGTCCTGTTGAGGCTGGAGTCACAGCTCTCTGATGATCCAGCAAGGGTCTCATTGCTGTCCGAGGTCTGATCAGAGGGACTCATAGCTGCTAACGCCACCCATGTGGTGCTCATGTCTTCTGCCCAGGTGGTAACAGCACTGGCTGCCACCCAGCCAATGCCATCTCCAATATTACCGGTGGCACGAACATCCCCACCTTTGTGCCAGTTGAGCTGGACGGGGATGAAGGAGATGAGCACTGACAAAGCCCACGCCACGCTGATCATCACTAGGGCCAACCGCTGGGTCATCTTCCTCTCATAGCGGAAAGGGCTCGAAATAGCCCAGTACCTGTCCACGCTGATCACGCACAGGTTCaggatggaggctgtggagCACATGATATCGAAGGCCACCCACACATTGCAGAAAGCCCCAAAGGGCCAGTACCCCGCCACCTCAGCCACCGCCTTCCAAGGCATGACCAGCAGAGCCACCAGCAAGTCCGAGACAGCCAGGGACACGATGAAGATGTTGGTTACCTTGCTCCTCAGGTGTCGGTAGCGGACGATGGCCGCGCACACCAGCACGTTCCCAAAGAGGGTCCAGAGGATGAGCAGGGCCAGCAGGCTGCCCGCCGCCACTTGCGCCGCTCCGGGGGTGGCCGTcgggccccgcgccccgccgggGGACCCCGCAGCCGGCGGCCCCGCGCTCCGGCCGCCCCGCAGCATGGCCGGCGGCTCCCGGGGCGCGCCGAGCTGCcagcgccgccccgccgcccggccccaTGGGGCCGCTGCCCCGCCG is a window encoding:
- the DRD5 gene encoding D(1B) dopamine receptor: MLRGGRSAGPPAAGSPGGARGPTATPGAAQVAAGSLLALLILWTLFGNVLVCAAIVRYRHLRSKVTNIFIVSLAVSDLLVALLVMPWKAVAEVAGYWPFGAFCNVWVAFDIMCSTASILNLCVISVDRYWAISSPFRYERKMTQRLALVMISVAWALSVLISFIPVQLNWHKGGDVRATGNIGDGIGWVAASAVTTWAEDMSTTWVALAAMSPSDQTSDSNETLAGSSESCDSSLNRTYAISSSLISFYIPVAIMIVTYTRIYRIAQVQIRRISSLERAAEHAQSCRSSHVDCHHHTSLKSSIRKETKVLKTLSVIMGVFVCCWLPFFILNCMVPFCESPPSDPHAGLPCVSETTFNIFVWFGWANSSLNPIIYAFNADFRKVFSSLLGCGQFCSSTAVETVNISNELISYNQDTLFHKEIVTAYVNMIPNVVEGEENREDLFDRMSQISPDHEIATDSVCELDCEREISLGKIIPFTPNGLH